Proteins co-encoded in one Malus sylvestris chromosome 7, drMalSylv7.2, whole genome shotgun sequence genomic window:
- the LOC126630482 gene encoding replication factor C subunit 3-like: MSSDTKQMKLQTQLCSTMPSPSIISRSSSYPQFTKTWPSKCTLPENLPPVNHSACSAPPSKFTSAKLSLGTKIRKLIRRRGNSNLTEQSLQAHNNAHVEGDAIKLHKRVEQVSLQDYYKAEEERSSKYSPYYIRGLTYPAFVVPKHPSNTPGRESHTSHRSWNSFSTFFSGFKMREWSSCIGSKREDYDKLRPDMYTAIKPPKPPLINSSSSTITEISLLESKERKEVGRSSNESNKKKPLRERVRTGAATAAASATPRNDQIKVTSVAEKEYAWADKYQPLCLEDFICNRDKAIQLQALAKQGGCGHFIFEGPPGVGKRTMIWAMLREAFGRDTINATEEFKAFNLKGEMVGSIEVHVKQSPQHVEVNLSELKGYEKHVIVELMRETQDNMLNKSLPCSLDNCRAIILHEADKLSTDALLYIKWLLERYKGCNKVFFCCSDISKLQAIKSLCTIVELLPPSKNEIVEVLKFISKKEGIDLPHELAERFAQNSNNSLRQAIRSFEATWKKSYPFKEDQVILTGWEDNIADIAKNMIEEQSPKQLYIVRGKLQNLIVHCVCPEFIFKSLVAQLKKYVDDSLQDRVESMYDEYNRNDENMFESGKALALSRHDHEETGKRLTDQSRKHIQQFLRIEEFIAKFMSCYKGCTYTRSLPVGDPT; encoded by the exons ATGTCATCCGATACGAAACAAATGAAGTTGCAGACGCAACTCTGCAGCACAATGCCAAGCCCTTCAATAATCTCCCGCTCTTCGTCCTACCCGCAGTTCACAAAGACATGGCCTTCGAAGTGCACTCTCCCCGAAAACCTCCCTCCGGTCAACCACTCTGCATGCTCAGCTCCACCGTCGAAGTTCACTTCTGCCAAGCTCTCCTTGGGCACGAAGATCAGAAAACTCATCAGGCGGAGGGGGAATTCGAACTTGACAGAGCAAAGCCTCCAGGCTCACAATAACGCGCACGTTGAGGGAGATGCGATCAAGCTTCACAAGAGAGTAGAGCAAGTTAGTCTTCAAGACTATTATAAAGCTGAGGAGGAGAGAAGCTCAAAGTATAGTCCCTATTACATTAGGGGACTCACGTACCCGGCCTTCGTTGTCCCTAAGCATCCAAGTAATACTCCGGGGCGCGAAAGCCATACTTCTCATCGTTCTTGGAACTCATTCTCCACCTTCTTTTCGGGGTTCAAAATGCGAGAGTGGAGCTCTTGCATTGGTTCGAAAAGAGAGGATTACGACAAGCTTAGGCCGGATATGTACACTGCGATAAAACCCCCCAAACCACCTTTAATTAACTCCTCATCATCGACAATTACAGAGATTTCTTTGTTGGAGAGCAAAGAGAGGAAGGAGGTTGGGAGGAGTAGCAATGAATCTAACAAAAAGAAGcccttgagagagagagtgagaacaGGAGCAGCAACAGCTGCTGCTTCGGCTACGCCGAGAAATGATCAAATTAAGGTGACGAGTGTCGCTGAGAAGGAATATGCGTGGGCAGACAAGTACCAGCCTCTGTGCTTAGAAGATTTCATATGCAATAGAGACAAAGCAATTCAACTGCAGGCTTTG GCCAAACAAGGAGGATGTGGACATTTCATATTTGAAGGACCGCCGGGAGTGGGGAAGAGAACGATGATCTGGGCTATGCTTCGAGAGGCTTTTGGACGCGACACAATAAAC GCCACAGAAGAGTTCAAGGCATTCAACCTCAAG GGGGAAATGGTAGGTAGCATAGAAGTACATGTAAAGCAATCCCCTCAACATGTAGAAGTGAATCTCTCTGAACTGAAGGGCTACGAGAAGCATGTCATTGTGGAACTCATGAGAGAGACACAGGACAATATGCTGAACAAGTCTCTGCCATGCAGCCTTGACAACTGTCGAG CAATAATCTTACACGAGGCAGACAAGCTGTCGACCGATGCCCTACTGTATATAAAGTGGCTTTTAGAAAGGTATAAAGGGTGTAATAAGGTCTTCTTCTGCTGCTCTGATATCTCAAAGCTTCAGGCAATCAAATCGCTTTGCACCATCGTTGAGCTTTTACCTCCTTCCAAGAATGAG ATTGTTGAAGTTTTAAAATTCATATCTAAAAAAGAAGGCATAGATTTGCCACATGAACTGGCTGAAAGGTTTGCCCAAAATTCGAATAATAGTCTCCGTCAAGCCATTCGTTCATTCGAGGCTACTTGGAAGAAAAG CTATCCTTTTAAAGAAGATCAAGTAATTCTGACAGGTTGGGAAGATAACATTGCAGATATTGCCAAGAATATGATTGAAGAGCAAAGCCCAAAACA GCTATATATAGTCCGCGGAAAGCTTCAAAATCTTATAGTTCATTGCGTTTGTCCGGAATTCATTTTCAAA TCCCTAGTAGCACAGCTGAAGAAGTATGTGGACGACAGCCTGCAGGATCGAGTTGAGAGCATGTACGACGAATACAAC AGGAACGACGAAAATATGTTTGAGAGTGGCAAAGCACTGGCACTCAGTCGGCACGATCATGAGGAAACGGGTAAAAGGCTCACTGATCAATCCAGAAAGCATATTCAGCAGTTCTTGAGAATTGAAG AGTTTATAGCCAAGTTCATGAGCTGCTACAAGGGTTGCACGTATACCAGGTCTTTGCCCGTTGGCGATCCAACATAA
- the LOC126630485 gene encoding uncharacterized protein LOC126630485, with product MNKEEVSRMREGTDPSSENAEGHPEGLQLEIMNQNHENPEHLMEKTTKTCSRKKTKYNCTVVRRSLRFQNGILPAGNENTELVLEDTTAGESGSAEEQPAHKMHGSTSGDKSLEEKVDYIMQLLEARNSKARGKHSSFCESPESMYKSSYADSQKIEALANENHKLSMKLEIALAKLEAYESRTHAFSEMAEKLKDVIVVSNLSKVTETAVNLSSQTAHGDLVPQEEFLSHFLNRKRPNAQSPKAAAKRKKQEKKANRRYC from the exons ATGAACAAAGAAGAAGTGTCTCGCATG CGTGAAGGCACAGATCCTTCATCTGAGAATGCGGAGGGGCACCCTGAAGGTTTGCAGTTGGAGATAATGAACCAGAACCATGAAAATCCAGAGCATCTGATGGAGAAAACAACCAAAACTTGTTCAAGGAAGAAAACAAAGTACAATTGTACTGTTGTTAGGCGATCCTTGCGTTTCCAAAATGGTATTCTGCCTGCTGGAAACGAGAATACAGAACTTGTGCTTGAAGATACAACCGCTGGCGAAAGTGGAAGTGCAGAAGAACAACCTGCCCATAAAATGCACGGGTCAACCTCAGGCGACAAAAGCTTGGAAGAAAAAGTTGACTATATTATGCAACTTTTGGAAGCGAGGAACTCAAAG GCACGGGGTAAACACTCATCCTTCTGTGAAAGCCCAGAGTCGATGTACAAAAGCTCATATGCAGATTCCCAAAAG ATTGAGGCTTTAGCAAACGAAAACCATAAGCTGTCAATGAAGTTGGAAATTGCTCTTGCCAAACTTGAGGCA TACGAGAGCAGGACTCATGCATTTTCTGAAATGGCGGAGAAACTGAAGGATGTgattgtagtttcaaatttgtcAAAAGTTACAGAAACTGCAGTTAATCTGTCATCTCAGACGGCACATGGAGATCTTGTGCCACAGGAGGAGTTTCTTTCGCATTTCCTTAACCGGAAAAGGCCGAATGCTCAGTCACCCAAAGCTGCAGCAAAGAGAaagaaacaagagaagaaagCAAATCGAAGGTACTGTTGA